From the endosymbiont of Bathymodiolus septemdierum str. Myojin knoll genome, one window contains:
- the rpsE gene encoding 30S ribosomal protein S5: MADFRKKNKEDGDDYIEKLVNIRRVVKVVKGGRIFGFSALVVVGDGNGKVGYGTGKAREVPIAIQKAMDKAKKAMKKVPLKNGTLYYSITSSVGAAKVYMQPASEGTGVIAGGPMRSVLEAVGVHDILAKCNGTRNPISVVRATIEGLTTMSSPQLVAAKRGKSVEEITGEV; encoded by the coding sequence ATGGCAGATTTTAGAAAAAAAAATAAAGAAGACGGCGATGACTATATTGAAAAATTGGTCAACATTCGTCGTGTTGTAAAAGTAGTTAAAGGAGGTCGTATCTTTGGCTTCTCAGCATTGGTTGTTGTTGGTGATGGTAATGGTAAAGTAGGTTATGGTACGGGAAAAGCTCGTGAAGTGCCTATTGCCATCCAAAAAGCAATGGACAAAGCCAAGAAAGCAATGAAGAAAGTTCCCCTTAAAAATGGCACCCTTTATTATTCAATTACTTCAAGTGTCGGTGCTGCAAAAGTTTATATGCAACCTGCATCAGAAGGTACTGGCGTTATTGCTGGTGGTCCAATGCGTAGTGTATTGGAAGCAGTTGGTGTTCATGATATCTTAGCAAAATGTAACGGTACCCGCAACCCTATTAGTGTTGTTCGTGCAACGATTGAAGGTTTGACGACAATGTCATCTCCACAGTTGGTAGCAGCCAAGCGTGGCAAGAGTGTTGAAGAAATTACTGGAGAAGTGTAA
- the rpmD gene encoding 50S ribosomal protein L30 codes for MAEEKKVTVKKATAKKTAPKKVVAKKAAPKKNTVSVTLVKSFFGRLPSHRATVTGLGLKRINHTVELVDTPEVRGMINKIAYLLKVEG; via the coding sequence ATGGCTGAAGAGAAAAAAGTAACAGTAAAGAAAGCCACTGCTAAAAAAACAGCACCTAAAAAGGTAGTCGCTAAAAAAGCGGCACCTAAAAAGAACACGGTAAGCGTTACTTTGGTTAAGAGCTTCTTTGGTCGCCTACCATCGCATCGTGCAACCGTAACAGGTCTTGGGCTTAAGCGTATTAATCACACAGTAGAGTTGGTTGATACGCCAGAAGTCAGAGGCATGATTAACAAGATAGCTTACCTATTAAAGGTAGAAGGTTAA
- a CDS encoding DNA-directed RNA polymerase subunit alpha — translation MQGKAKDFLKPKLVDLTETATNQYRVILEPLEKGFGYTLGNALRRTLLSSMVGSAITEVAIDGVMHEFSTIDSVQEDVLDILLNLKEVSVALNTSESAEVVIDKKGPCEITVADIEANGTDVQVFNKDKVIATVNAGGHIRMTLKIATGTGYDAAAARDDEASAIGGMQLDASFSPIKRVSFTVDAARVGQKVNLDKLNIELETNGSVNAEAAIKRAATILQDQLSSFVELELVEEEEVLPTSDDFDPQLLAAVDELELTVRSANCLKAEQIYYIGDLIQKSEQDLLRTPNLGRKSLNEIKEVLTDKGLELGTAIENWPPVDLMSE, via the coding sequence ATGCAAGGAAAAGCAAAAGATTTTTTAAAGCCAAAGTTAGTTGATTTAACAGAAACGGCAACCAACCAATATAGAGTTATTCTTGAGCCTTTAGAAAAAGGTTTTGGTTATACACTAGGTAATGCACTCAGGAGAACACTGTTATCCTCTATGGTGGGTTCAGCGATTACTGAAGTGGCGATTGACGGTGTGATGCACGAGTTTTCAACTATTGATAGCGTCCAAGAAGATGTATTGGATATTTTATTAAACCTTAAAGAGGTTTCAGTTGCACTAAATACTTCTGAATCAGCTGAAGTTGTTATTGATAAAAAAGGCCCTTGTGAAATCACAGTGGCTGATATTGAAGCAAATGGTACTGATGTTCAGGTGTTTAATAAGGATAAAGTGATTGCCACGGTAAATGCTGGTGGACATATACGCATGACGCTTAAGATTGCTACGGGTACTGGTTATGATGCCGCTGCAGCACGCGATGATGAAGCATCAGCCATCGGCGGTATGCAACTAGACGCAAGTTTTTCCCCAATTAAGCGTGTTAGCTTTACAGTTGACGCGGCGCGTGTTGGGCAAAAGGTTAATCTTGACAAATTAAACATTGAACTTGAAACGAATGGCTCTGTTAATGCTGAAGCAGCGATTAAGCGTGCAGCAACTATCTTACAAGACCAATTGTCTTCATTTGTTGAGTTAGAATTAGTTGAAGAAGAAGAGGTATTACCTACTTCAGATGATTTTGATCCACAATTGTTAGCAGCAGTAGACGAGTTAGAGTTAACGGTTCGTAGTGCAAATTGCTTAAAAGCTGAGCAAATTTATTACATTGGTGATTTAATCCAGAAATCTGAACAAGATTTACTAAGAACCCCTAACTTAGGTCGTAAGTCGTTGAATGAAATTAAAGAAGTATTAACTGACAAAGGCCTAGAATTAGGTACAGCCATTGAAAATTGGCCGCCAGTTGATTTAATGAGTGAATAA
- the rpsM gene encoding 30S ribosomal protein S13 encodes MARIAGINVPTHKHIVIGLQSIFGIGATRAKAICTELKLDESTKVSDIAEDQLELIRAAVASFEVEGDLRREIAMNIKRLKDLGCYRGIRHRKGLPLRGQRTKTNARTRKGPRRLIK; translated from the coding sequence ATGGCTAGAATAGCGGGAATAAATGTTCCAACACATAAACATATTGTTATTGGCTTACAGTCAATTTTTGGTATTGGCGCAACGCGTGCAAAAGCGATTTGCACAGAACTTAAATTAGATGAAAGCACCAAGGTGTCAGACATAGCTGAAGACCAGTTGGAGTTAATTCGTGCTGCTGTTGCAAGCTTTGAAGTTGAAGGTGACCTTCGTCGTGAGATCGCAATGAATATTAAGCGTTTGAAGGATTTAGGTTGTTATCGTGGCATTCGTCACAGAAAAGGATTGCCACTTCGTGGACAAAGAACTAAGACAAACGCTAGAACTCGCAAGGGTCCTCGTCGTTTAATTAAATAA
- a CDS encoding IS256 family transposase: MNQQKLRAFAGELAKDIHTQDDLADLSASLVKMTIEAALGAEMEHHLGYPKYGQNGNESNASNNARNGYYSKIVKGNHGEVELAIPRDRNANFEPAIIEKGQTRLGAFDNQILSLYAKGMSTRDIVTTFKEMYDADISATLVSNVTQAVITQATEWRNRPLDEIYPIVYLDGIVIKVRQDKQIIKKTMYIALGVNLEGKKECLGLWLSKNESSKFWLGVLNDIANRGVKDILIASVDGLTGFPEAINAVFPQADVQLCIVHMVRNSLKYVGYKERKNVASDLKQIYQSIIEEEALLALDEFEYKWDTQFPSIAKSWRRNWDNVATLFAYPEAIRKAIYTTNAIESLNSVIRKSIKNRKIFNHDNSAFKVVFLAIEAASKKWTMPIRNWSQAMNQFIILHEDRLKDYV, translated from the coding sequence ATTAACCAACAAAAACTCCGTGCTTTTGCTGGTGAGCTTGCCAAAGACATCCACACCCAAGATGACTTGGCAGACTTGTCTGCATCATTGGTTAAGATGACCATAGAAGCGGCACTTGGTGCTGAGATGGAACATCACCTTGGCTATCCAAAATATGGACAAAATGGCAATGAATCTAATGCCAGTAATAACGCTCGCAATGGCTACTACTCTAAAATTGTTAAAGGTAATCATGGCGAAGTTGAACTTGCTATTCCAAGGGATCGCAATGCTAACTTTGAGCCTGCTATCATTGAGAAGGGTCAAACCAGATTAGGCGCTTTTGATAATCAAATATTAAGCCTGTATGCCAAAGGCATGAGCACCCGTGATATTGTCACAACCTTTAAAGAGATGTATGACGCTGACATCTCAGCAACGTTGGTGTCCAATGTAACACAAGCGGTTATTACTCAAGCCACAGAGTGGCGTAATCGTCCATTGGATGAGATTTACCCCATTGTTTATTTAGACGGTATTGTCATTAAAGTTAGGCAAGATAAACAAATCATTAAAAAGACCATGTACATTGCCCTAGGCGTTAATCTTGAGGGTAAAAAAGAATGTCTTGGCTTATGGTTGTCCAAAAATGAATCTTCTAAGTTCTGGTTGGGCGTTCTTAACGATATTGCTAATCGTGGCGTAAAAGACATTCTGATCGCCTCAGTCGATGGGTTAACGGGATTCCCCGAAGCTATTAATGCCGTGTTCCCACAGGCTGATGTACAACTGTGTATTGTTCATATGGTTCGCAACTCGCTTAAATATGTGGGCTATAAGGAACGTAAGAATGTTGCTAGTGATTTAAAGCAAATCTATCAGTCTATTATTGAAGAAGAAGCTTTATTGGCGTTAGATGAGTTTGAGTATAAATGGGATACGCAGTTCCCAAGTATCGCCAAATCGTGGCGACGAAATTGGGATAATGTTGCTACTCTATTTGCTTATCCTGAGGCAATCAGAAAGGCAATCTATACCACTAATGCCATTGAATCCTTAAACTCAGTGATTAGAAAATCTATCAAAAACAGAAAGATTTTTAATCATGATAACTCTGCTTTTAAAGTGGTCTTTTTAGCCATTGAAGCAGCCAGTAAGAAATGGACAATGCCAATACGAAATTGGTCACAAGCAATGAATCAGTTTATAATCTTACATGAGGATAGATTAAAGGATTATGTCTGA
- the secY gene encoding preprotein translocase subunit SecY codes for MSQSGISQDLSKRIFFLLGALIVFRLGTHITIPFISSTALASLVQDQQGTILDMFNMFSGGALARLSIFTLGIMPYISASIIIQLMTSVVPKLEQLKKEGETGKRKITQYTRMGTVLLAVFQSYGISIALQSQSAGGVALVTSGGFTFSLVTVVTLTTGTLFLMWLGEQITEKGIGNGISMIIFAGIVSGLPKAIGSTLSLVSTGELAVILVVILLAMTLLVTAFVVFMERGQRRITVNYAKRQQGRSMVGGQSSYLPLKINMAGVIPPIFASSIILFPATLGGWFSQSDGLGWLADLTASISPGQPLYVMFYGLAIVFFTFFYTALTFDSKDMADNLRKSGGFIPGIRPGKHSADYIDAVTSRLTASGAVYITAVCLLPEFLILYWNVPFYFGGTSLLIIVVVVMDFITQAQSHLMSNQYESLMKKSGLN; via the coding sequence ATGAGTCAGTCTGGAATTTCCCAAGATTTATCAAAGCGCATTTTCTTTTTATTGGGTGCGTTAATTGTTTTCAGACTGGGTACACATATTACCATCCCTTTTATTTCTTCAACTGCGCTAGCGTCATTGGTGCAAGATCAGCAAGGCACGATTTTAGATATGTTCAATATGTTTTCTGGTGGTGCTTTAGCAAGATTATCGATTTTTACATTGGGTATTATGCCTTATATTTCGGCATCAATTATCATTCAGTTAATGACTTCAGTGGTGCCAAAATTAGAGCAACTTAAAAAAGAAGGTGAAACTGGAAAACGAAAGATTACCCAATATACGCGTATGGGCACGGTGTTATTGGCGGTGTTTCAGTCATATGGTATCTCTATTGCTTTGCAATCACAAAGCGCAGGTGGCGTGGCTTTAGTAACAAGTGGTGGTTTTACTTTTAGTTTGGTAACAGTAGTTACTTTGACCACGGGAACTTTGTTTTTAATGTGGTTAGGCGAACAAATTACAGAAAAAGGCATTGGTAACGGTATCTCGATGATTATTTTTGCAGGTATTGTTTCGGGTCTGCCTAAGGCAATAGGCTCAACTTTATCGTTGGTTTCTACGGGAGAATTGGCGGTTATTTTAGTTGTTATTTTATTGGCAATGACTTTATTAGTAACGGCTTTTGTGGTATTTATGGAACGAGGGCAACGCCGTATTACGGTGAATTACGCTAAGCGTCAGCAAGGCCGTAGTATGGTAGGTGGACAGAGTTCATACTTGCCATTAAAGATTAATATGGCGGGTGTGATTCCACCAATTTTTGCTTCTTCGATTATTTTGTTCCCAGCAACTTTAGGCGGCTGGTTTTCACAATCGGATGGCTTGGGTTGGTTAGCTGATTTGACGGCGAGTATTTCTCCAGGTCAGCCGTTGTATGTTATGTTTTATGGTTTAGCAATTGTATTTTTTACATTTTTCTACACGGCGTTAACTTTTGATTCAAAGGATATGGCTGATAACTTGCGTAAGTCAGGCGGCTTTATTCCAGGCATCCGCCCAGGTAAGCATTCAGCGGATTATATTGACGCAGTAACATCGCGTTTAACAGCATCAGGTGCGGTTTATATTACTGCAGTTTGCCTGTTGCCAGAATTTTTGATTTTATATTGGAATGTACCCTTTTATTTTGGTGGTACCAGTTTGTTAATTATTGTGGTTGTGGTAATGGATTTTATTACTCAAGCGCAATCACATTTAATGTCTAATCAGTATGAGTCATTAATGAAAAAATCAGGTTTAAATTAG
- the rpsU gene encoding 30S ribosomal protein S21, with the protein MPSIKVRDNEPFDIALRRFRRTCDRAGVITDVRKKEFYEKPTWVNKRMKAAAVKRTHKEMAKNRIHRKRMY; encoded by the coding sequence ATGCCTTCAATTAAAGTAAGAGACAACGAACCATTTGATATCGCACTTAGACGCTTTCGTCGCACTTGTGACAGAGCTGGTGTTATTACTGATGTTCGTAAGAAAGAATTCTATGAAAAGCCAACTTGGGTTAATAAGCGTATGAAGGCAGCAGCCGTCAAGCGTACCCATAAAGAAATGGCTAAAAACCGCATTCATCGTAAGCGCATGTATTAA
- the rpsN gene encoding 30S ribosomal protein S14, with product MAKKSMINRDIKRMKLVAKYQTKRLELKKIIKSVHSSDEERFQATIKLQGLPRDASPTRQRSRCGLTGRPHGFYRKFGLSRIKLRERTMNGEVPGLSKASW from the coding sequence ATGGCTAAAAAGTCTATGATAAATAGAGACATCAAGCGCATGAAGTTGGTTGCAAAATACCAAACGAAACGCCTCGAACTCAAAAAAATAATTAAGAGTGTGCATTCCTCTGATGAAGAGCGCTTCCAAGCGACTATTAAGTTACAAGGTTTACCGCGTGATGCATCGCCAACTAGGCAGCGTAGTCGCTGTGGTTTGACAGGTCGTCCACACGGTTTTTATCGTAAGTTTGGTTTGTCAAGAATCAAATTAAGAGAGCGCACCATGAACGGTGAAGTTCCTGGTTTATCTAAAGCAAGTTGGTAG
- the rpsH gene encoding 30S ribosomal protein S8, which produces MSMSDPVADMLTRIRNAHMVEKKEVNIPASNLKSAIASVMQQEGYIESFSVAGEKATKTLTVKLKYYDEKPVIETLKRISKPSLRVYAKSTEMPSVMNGLGIVIVSTPKGVMTGQNAAAQNVGGEVLCSVS; this is translated from the coding sequence ATGAGTATGTCTGATCCAGTCGCTGATATGTTAACCCGCATTCGTAATGCACATATGGTTGAAAAGAAAGAAGTTAACATTCCAGCATCAAATTTAAAGTCTGCTATTGCAAGTGTTATGCAACAAGAAGGTTATATTGAATCATTTAGTGTTGCAGGTGAAAAGGCCACTAAAACTTTAACGGTTAAGTTAAAGTATTATGATGAGAAGCCTGTTATTGAAACATTGAAAAGAATTTCAAAGCCAAGCTTGCGTGTTTATGCGAAGAGTACCGAAATGCCAAGTGTTATGAATGGCCTAGGTATTGTTATTGTTTCAACGCCTAAGGGTGTAATGACTGGACAAAATGCAGCGGCCCAAAATGTGGGTGGTGAAGTTTTGTGCAGCGTTTCTTAA
- the rplO gene encoding 50S ribosomal protein L15, protein MQLNTLSPAEGEKKSRKRVGRGIGSGFGKTCGRGHKGQKARSGGFTKIGFEGGQMPLQRRLPKVGFSSRVSIITSQVTLSELDKLEEKEITIDVLKQHNLVTKNIKRVKVMLSGEINRAITLTGIKATKGAKSAIEAAKGTIKE, encoded by the coding sequence ATGCAATTAAACACATTGTCTCCTGCAGAAGGTGAGAAAAAATCTAGAAAACGCGTTGGTCGTGGCATTGGCAGTGGCTTTGGTAAAACTTGTGGTCGTGGTCACAAAGGTCAAAAGGCTCGTTCTGGTGGTTTTACTAAAATCGGTTTTGAAGGTGGTCAGATGCCCCTGCAACGACGCCTTCCTAAGGTTGGTTTCTCTTCCCGTGTTTCAATCATTACTTCGCAAGTTACTTTGTCTGAACTTGACAAGTTAGAGGAAAAAGAAATTACGATTGATGTATTAAAGCAGCATAATTTAGTGACTAAGAATATTAAGCGTGTCAAAGTGATGCTTTCTGGTGAAATCAATAGAGCAATTACTTTAACAGGTATTAAAGCAACTAAAGGTGCAAAATCAGCGATTGAAGCGGCCAAAGGCACAATAAAAGAGTAA
- the rplF gene encoding 50S ribosomal protein L6 — protein sequence MSRVAKAPITIPTGIEVSLSGSSMIVKGKLGQMQMVVHPSVTVTNAENVLTFDIAKLDKKDQKKAWAQAGTARANTANLIQGVSEGWVKTLTLIGVGYRAKSAGKVIDLTLGFSHPVQYTLPEGISAETPSQTEIVIKGMDKQKVGQVAAEIRAYRPPEPYKGKGVRYTDEHVVRKEAKKK from the coding sequence ATGTCTAGAGTAGCAAAAGCACCCATTACAATACCAACTGGTATTGAAGTATCGTTAAGCGGTTCTTCAATGATTGTTAAAGGTAAATTAGGTCAAATGCAGATGGTCGTTCATCCGTCAGTAACGGTTACCAATGCGGAGAATGTTTTAACCTTTGATATTGCCAAACTTGATAAAAAAGATCAAAAGAAAGCCTGGGCGCAAGCGGGTACCGCAAGAGCCAACACAGCGAATTTAATTCAAGGTGTTTCAGAAGGCTGGGTAAAAACACTAACACTTATTGGTGTTGGTTACCGTGCAAAATCAGCAGGTAAAGTAATAGATTTAACTTTGGGTTTTTCACATCCTGTTCAGTACACATTGCCAGAAGGCATTAGCGCTGAAACACCCTCTCAAACAGAGATTGTTATTAAGGGTATGGACAAGCAAAAAGTAGGTCAAGTAGCTGCGGAAATTCGTGCTTATCGCCCACCAGAGCCTTATAAAGGCAAAGGTGTTCGTTATACTGATGAGCATGTGGTTCGTAAAGAAGCGAAAAAGAAATAG
- the rplX gene encoding 50S ribosomal protein L24, giving the protein MQKIKLNDEIIVIAGKDKGSKGTVTKVIGAKVIVEGLNIAKKHVRPNPNAGVTGGIVDTEMPMAISNVALYNAKTKKADRVGIRTDKDGNKERFFKSNGDAIV; this is encoded by the coding sequence ATGCAAAAAATTAAATTAAACGATGAAATAATCGTCATTGCAGGTAAAGATAAAGGCTCAAAAGGTACAGTAACAAAAGTTATCGGTGCTAAGGTTATTGTTGAAGGTTTGAATATTGCTAAAAAGCATGTTCGTCCTAATCCAAATGCAGGTGTTACAGGCGGTATTGTTGATACTGAAATGCCAATGGCAATTTCAAATGTCGCACTTTACAATGCAAAAACTAAGAAAGCCGATAGAGTTGGTATTCGTACTGACAAAGACGGCAACAAAGAAAGATTTTTTAAATCAAACGGCGATGCAATCGTTTGA
- a CDS encoding GatB/YqeY domain-containing protein has product MKQRITDDMKLAMKAKDKDALKAIRMILGAIKQKEVDERIEVSDDQVLAVVQKMVKQRKDSISQFKEAGRIDLVEVEEAELAIINNYMPAQLSEAEIVTAVDKAIADSGASSMADMGKLMGALKGVLAGKADMGVVSAVIKSKFS; this is encoded by the coding sequence TTGAAACAACGCATCACTGACGATATGAAATTGGCAATGAAGGCAAAAGATAAAGATGCCTTAAAAGCCATTCGTATGATTTTGGGTGCCATCAAACAAAAAGAAGTTGATGAACGCATCGAAGTTAGTGATGACCAGGTGCTTGCTGTTGTTCAAAAAATGGTCAAGCAACGCAAAGACTCAATCTCACAGTTTAAAGAAGCGGGTCGCATCGACTTGGTAGAAGTGGAAGAGGCAGAGTTGGCAATCATTAATAACTATATGCCAGCCCAACTATCAGAGGCTGAAATTGTTACAGCAGTTGACAAAGCTATTGCCGATAGTGGCGCAAGTTCTATGGCGGATATGGGTAAGTTAATGGGTGCGTTAAAAGGTGTATTGGCTGGTAAAGCCGATATGGGTGTAGTCTCAGCGGTTATTAAATCTAAATTCTCGTAA
- the rplE gene encoding 50S ribosomal protein L5, with product MSRLQQQYKNEILPALQKELGQKNPMAIPKIEKITINMGLGSALGDKKILQSALEEMSLIAGQKPMTCIARKSVASFKLREGNAIGCKVTLRKEKMYEFLDRLVNIAIPRIRDFRGLNEKSFDGRGNYNMGLTEQIVFPEIDFEKVTSVRGMDIAITTSAQNDEDAKKLLAMFNFPFKG from the coding sequence GTGTCTAGATTACAACAACAATATAAGAATGAGATTCTACCTGCTTTACAAAAAGAGTTAGGTCAGAAGAATCCAATGGCAATCCCTAAGATTGAAAAAATTACTATCAATATGGGTTTGGGTAGTGCCTTGGGTGATAAGAAAATTTTGCAAAGTGCATTAGAAGAAATGAGTTTAATTGCAGGTCAAAAACCAATGACCTGTATTGCACGAAAATCAGTAGCAAGCTTTAAGTTAAGAGAAGGTAACGCTATTGGTTGCAAGGTAACTTTACGCAAAGAAAAGATGTATGAATTCTTGGATCGCTTGGTTAACATTGCGATTCCGCGTATTCGTGATTTTCGTGGTTTGAATGAGAAATCATTTGATGGTCGCGGTAATTACAATATGGGTTTAACAGAGCAAATCGTATTCCCAGAAATTGATTTCGAAAAAGTAACAAGCGTGCGTGGTATGGATATTGCTATCACTACCAGTGCACAGAATGATGAAGACGCTAAGAAACTATTGGCAATGTTTAATTTCCCATTTAAAGGATAA
- the rpmJ gene encoding 50S ribosomal protein L36 has translation MKVRASVKKICINCKIIKRHGVVRVICKEPRHKQRQG, from the coding sequence ATGAAAGTAAGAGCATCAGTTAAGAAAATTTGTATCAATTGTAAAATCATCAAGCGACACGGCGTTGTTCGTGTTATTTGTAAAGAGCCTAGGCACAAACAAAGACAAGGTTAA
- the rpsD gene encoding 30S ribosomal protein S4, with translation MARYTGPTCKLARREGTDLFLKSGIRSLDSKCKVTQLPGMHGATARPAKPTEYGLQLREKQKVRRIYGILEKQFRSYYKKASQKKGSTGENLLSLLECRLDNVVYRMGFGSTRAESRQLVSHKSILVNGCVINIPSYQVSANDEISIREKAKKQSRIQLAVELAGQGEQPEWIDVDTKALKGVFKNVPARDDLSSDIAEHLIVELYSK, from the coding sequence ATGGCTAGATATACTGGACCTACTTGTAAATTAGCGCGTCGCGAAGGCACGGACTTATTTCTAAAAAGTGGCATTAGATCATTAGATTCTAAATGTAAAGTAACGCAACTCCCTGGTATGCACGGTGCAACTGCCCGTCCAGCGAAACCTACTGAGTATGGTTTGCAATTACGCGAAAAGCAAAAAGTAAGACGCATTTATGGCATCTTAGAAAAGCAATTCCGCTCATATTACAAGAAAGCATCTCAAAAGAAAGGTTCAACTGGTGAAAACTTACTTAGCCTTTTAGAGTGTCGTCTTGATAATGTGGTTTACCGTATGGGTTTTGGCTCTACGCGTGCTGAATCTAGACAGTTAGTGTCTCACAAATCTATTTTAGTCAACGGCTGCGTGATTAATATTCCTTCTTACCAAGTGAGTGCTAACGATGAGATTTCTATTAGAGAAAAAGCAAAAAAACAAAGTCGCATTCAATTGGCAGTAGAACTTGCTGGACAAGGTGAGCAGCCCGAGTGGATTGATGTTGATACTAAAGCACTTAAGGGTGTATTTAAAAATGTTCCTGCCCGTGATGATTTGTCGTCTGACATCGCAGAGCATCTAATTGTTGAACTATATTCAAAATAA
- the rpsK gene encoding 30S ribosomal protein S11 has translation MAKTPVKKKSKKVVTDGIAHIHATFNNTIVMITDRHGNAVCWATSGGSGFRGSRKSTPFAAQVAAGNCGEKALTFGMKNLDVRVKGPGPGRDSAIRGLNAQGLKIQSITDVTPIPHNGCRPSKKRRV, from the coding sequence ATGGCTAAAACACCAGTAAAGAAAAAATCAAAGAAAGTCGTCACCGACGGTATTGCGCATATTCACGCAACATTCAACAACACCATTGTTATGATTACTGATCGTCATGGTAATGCAGTATGTTGGGCGACTTCTGGTGGTTCTGGTTTTAGAGGCTCTAGAAAATCAACCCCATTTGCAGCACAAGTAGCAGCTGGTAATTGTGGTGAAAAAGCATTGACTTTCGGCATGAAGAATTTAGATGTTCGTGTTAAAGGTCCTGGTCCTGGTAGAGATTCAGCCATTCGTGGTTTGAACGCACAAGGGTTAAAAATTCAATCAATCACAGATGTGACGCCAATCCCTCATAATGGTTGTCGTCCTTCTAAGAAACGCAGAGTATAA
- the rplQ gene encoding 50S ribosomal protein L17: MRHRKSGRQLNRNSSHRKAMFKNMANSLFLHETIRTTLPKAKELRRVVEPLITKAKIDSVANRRYAFARLRDDAMVAKLFTELGPFYEKRPGGYIRILKAGFRTGDKAPMAIVQLVDFDSAANDSADS, translated from the coding sequence ATGAGACATAGAAAGTCAGGTAGACAGCTAAATCGTAACTCTTCTCATCGTAAAGCGATGTTTAAGAATATGGCAAATTCATTGTTTCTTCACGAAACAATCAGAACAACTTTACCAAAGGCGAAGGAACTTCGTCGCGTTGTTGAACCATTAATCACTAAGGCTAAGATAGACAGCGTTGCTAATCGTCGTTATGCGTTTGCAAGGTTGCGTGATGATGCAATGGTTGCTAAGTTGTTCACTGAATTAGGTCCATTCTACGAGAAGCGCCCAGGTGGTTATATCCGTATTCTTAAAGCCGGTTTTCGCACTGGCGATAAAGCGCCAATGGCGATTGTTCAATTAGTTGATTTCGATAGCGCTGCTAACGATTCTGCAGATTCATAA
- the rplR gene encoding 50S ribosomal protein L18, which translates to MKLSKKQARLRRATKFRAKHAEKGVERLCVYKSSQHIYVQVISACGTKTLAQASSLKEKNGGNVAAATKIGAEIAKLAKAAKVTKVAFDRSGFKYHGRVKALAEAARDGGLDF; encoded by the coding sequence ATGAAACTTTCTAAAAAACAAGCTCGTTTAAGAAGAGCAACTAAGTTTAGAGCAAAGCATGCTGAGAAGGGTGTTGAGCGTTTATGCGTTTATAAGTCTTCTCAACATATTTATGTGCAAGTGATTAGTGCTTGTGGCACGAAGACTTTGGCTCAAGCGTCTAGCTTAAAAGAAAAAAATGGCGGCAATGTCGCAGCAGCAACTAAGATTGGTGCAGAGATTGCCAAATTAGCAAAAGCAGCAAAAGTGACCAAGGTTGCGTTTGACCGCTCTGGTTTTAAATACCATGGTCGTGTTAAGGCATTAGCAGAAGCAGCTAGAGATGGCGGCTTAGACTTTTAA